The nucleotide window CTGCATTACCGCCAACACGTTCATCCATCCCTCCTCTTTTTTTAGACTAACGATCGCAGCCGTTCTGGCAGCAGGTCGTAGCGCAGCAAATCCTCTGGCTGTTCCCTCCGCTGAACCAGCTCCGCTTCAGACGCACTGATCAGAACAGCAGCAGGTCGAGGGATTCGGTTGTAGTTGGAGCTCATCGAACTGTTGTAAGCGCCAGTCGCAAGAACAACAAGAATGTCCCCACTGCTGCAGGAGGGAAAGGCGAGGTCCTTGAGCAGTACATCACCTGACTCACAGTGCTTGCCGGCGATAGTGACCATTTCCTCAGCTCTTGCCTGGGGGCGATCTGCAAGGCAGGCGGTGTACTGCGATTGATAGGTAATCGGTCTGGGGTTGTCGCTCATGCCTCCATCCACAGACAAATAGGTACGGATCCCTGGCACTACCTTTCTTGCACCGACTGTGTACAGCGTCACTCCTGCTGTAGCCACAAGAGATCGACCGGGTTCACAAAGAAGGCGCGGCAACTCAAGATTCCGTTCTCGGCAAGCGGACGCCACAGCCGAACCGACGACTTGAACCCATGCATCAATGCTTGGGGGGTCGTCACTGGCTGTGTAGCGGATCCCCAGACCTCCACCCACATTCAGATCCTCAACAGGGTGCCCAAGAGTTCTCGCCAGAAGGAGGGCATCGGCCATCACGGCGGCGAGATCTCGGTGGGGCTCTAGCTCAAAGATCTGAGAGCCGATATGCGCATGCAGACCCTCGACCCTGGCCCAGGACGCGCCTTGCAAAGAACGGAGGACCGGCTCCAGCTGATCCGGGTCGAAGCCGAACTTGCTGTCAAGGTGGCCGGTACGAATGTACTCATGGGTGTGACATTCGATCCCTGGCGTGAAGCGGAGCATGAGCCGCACCGGTTCACCCTGGTCTGGAACGATGGTTTGGAGTAAATCCAGATCGTGTTGATTGTCGGCGACCACCATCACGCCGTTCCGATAAGCAAGAGCAAGCTCCTCAGAAGATTTGTTGTTGCCATGCAGCACCATCCGATCGGCGGGCATGCCTCCATCGAGAGCTGTGATCAACTCCCCAGCCGATACCGCATCGAGTCCGAGTCCTTCGGAAGCCACGACAGCTGTGAGAGCCATCGAGCTGTTGGCTTTGGAGGCGTAGATCGCCAGAGAAGGGCCCGGATAGTGACGCTCAAGAGCCTCTCGATAGGCCCTACAAGCCTGGCGGATACTGGCTTCATCCAAAACGTATAACGGTGTCCCATAGCGCTCCGCCAGTTCGCTCAACACACAACCGCCGATGGAAAGCTTTCCCTGGTCATCGATCTCCGCGGTGATCGGTGCGAGGTTCCGGTTGGGACTCTTCAGGTCACACCCGGGGTCGAAAGGCTGAGGCATTGAAGTGTGGACCAACAGTGAAAAGCAATGTACGGAGCCACGTCATAGGGAGAGTTTTCATGCAGCCACCTCCAGGCCTGAGAGGGCCGCATCCACTCGGTCCAGCAGATCTGGGCGCTTGCCTGGCCCTCGATCGCATCGCGCTGAAGGGCCTCTGGACGCCAGAACAATGGGAGAGGGAACTGACCGATGAATCCAGGCTTGTGTTGGGGTTGGAAGACGAACAAAGCGACCTCATCGCCCTTGCTGCAGGGTGGCTGGTGGCTGACGAACTCCAGATCACGGCTGTAGCTGTTGCCCCCCATCAGAGGAAGCGAGGGCTAGGGAGCTTGATCGTGAAAGCCTTGATCCAACGAGGGCAGCTGAAAGGAGCTGTCGAAGCGAACCTGGATGTTTCAAGCAACAATCCCGCAGCGATTGCCTTGTACGGAAGTCTGGGCTTCGTGACCACCGGATTCCGACGTGATTACTACCGAGATGGGAGTGATGCACTCCTGCAGCGGCTAAAAATCAAAACGGGTAGGGATATCCACACTGAACAAACAGAAAACCCATAACATTTCGGCATTGATTAATACTTTCTACGGCGTTCAACCCTCGGCATCACAGGGATCTCGCACAGAGCCCTTTTAGGTCACGCAAACCCGTTACTCCTGATAGCTTGGTCCCAACAGCTGCCGGCCTGAACGATGTTCGAAAGGTTTACGGAAAAGGCCATCAAGGTGATCATGCTGGCCCAGGAAGAGGCTCGTCGCCTCGGCCATAACTTTGTTGGCACAGAACAGATCCTCCTGGGTTTGATCGGAGAGGGCACGGGCGTCGCCGCCAAAGTGCTCAAATCCATGGGCGTCAATCTCAAAGACGCCAGAGTCGAGGTTGAGAAAATCATTGGTCGCGGGTCTGGGTTCGTCGCCGTCGAGATCCCCTTTACCCCGAGAGCCAAACGGGTCCTCGAACTCTCGCTGGAAGAAGCTCGTCAACTTGGTCACAACTACATCGGAACTGAACACCTTCTGCTCGGACTGATCCGGGAGGGTGAAGGCGTTGCGGCCCGCGTTCTGGAGAACCTTGGAGTCGACCTTGCCAAGGTGCGGACGCAGGTGATTCGCATGCTTGGAGAAACTGCGGAAGTAGGAGCAGGGGGTGGCAGTGGTTCCGGAGCAAAGGGATCCACGAAGACCCCGACACTCGATGAGTTCGGAAACAATCTCACCCAGCTTGCTGGCGAAGCCAAATTAGATCCGGTTGTTGGTCGTCATAACGAAATCGATCGCGTAATTCAGATTCTTGGTCGACGCACCAAAAACAATCCAGTTTTGATTGGTGAGCCAGGTGTCGGCAAAACCGCAATTGCTGAGGGGCTCGCTCAGAGGATTCAACAAGGAGACATACCAGACATCCTTGAAGACAAACGTGTGCTTACTCTCGATATAGGTCTTCTTGTCGCTGGAACGAAATACAGAGGTGAATTTGAGGAGCGCCTCAAAAAAATTATGGAGGAAATCAAGTCAGCCGGGAATGTCATTCTTGTGATTGACGAAGTGCATACCTTGATCGGCGCAGGTGCCGCTGAAGGTGCCATCGATGCAGCAAACATTCTCAAACCGGCCTTAGCAAGAGGCGAACTTCAGTGCATCGGAGCCACCACCCTCGATGAGTACCGCAAACACATTGAGCGTGATGCTGCCCTTGAACGACGCTTCCAGCCCGTCATGGTTGGAGAACCTTCGATTGAGGACACCATTGAGATTCTCAGAGGACTGCGTGAGCGCTACGAACAACATCACAGACTGCGGATTACTGATGAAGCTCTTGAAGCGGCAGCAACCCTCGGTGATCGTTACATCTCCGACCGCTTTCTTCCTGATAAAGCCATCGATCTGATCGATGAAGCCGGCAGCCGCGTTCGCCTCTTAAATTCCAAGCTTCCTCCTGAAGCCAAGGAGGTGGACAAGGAACTTCGCTCCGTTCAGAAGGAAAAGGAAGATGCCGTTCGCGAGCAAGATTTCACCAGAGCAGGCGAACTACGAGATAAGGAAGTTGAGCTTCGAGACAAGATCAGATCCCTGCTGCAGACCTCACGCCAAGACATCCCCGCTGAGCAGCAGGCTTCAGATGAAAATTCCGGAGAGCCTGCATTGGCAACGGAAGGGTCCGAAACATCGGAATCAGCGGTCACCGGCACAACCCCGGTCGTGAATGAAGAAGATATCGCCCAAATCGTTGCCTCTTGGACGGGTGTGCCTGTTCAGAAGCTCACTGAAAGTGAATCAGTGAAACTTCTCAACATGGAAGAAACGCTGCACAAGCGTTTGATTGGTCAGGACGAGGCTGTTAAAGCCGTATCCAAGGCCATTCGTCGGGCTCGTGTCGGTCTTAAAAATCCCAATCGTCCCATTGCCAGCTTTATCTTCTCTGGCCCGACTGGTGTGGGTAAAACCGAGCTCACCAAAGCACTAGCGGCTTACTTCTTCGGAAGTGAAGACGCCATGATCCGCCTCGACATGTCGGAATTCATGGAGCGGCATACGGTCAGCAAACTGATTGGATCTCCTCCGGGCTACGTGGGATTCAATGAGGGCGGCCAACTCACTGAAGCCGTACGTCGCAGGCCCTACACAGTGGTTCTGTTTGATGAGATTGAGAAAGCGCACCCTGATGTCTTCAACCTGTTACTGCAGCTCCTCGAAGACGGCCGCTTAACCGATTCGAAGGGTCGGACTGTGGATTTCAAGAACACCTTGATCATCATGACGTCGAACATTGGTTCGAAAGTGATTGAAAAAGGTGGCGGCGGCCTCGGCTTTGAGTTCTCCGGCGAAAATGCCGAAGAGAATCAATACAACCGAATCCGCTCCCTCGTTAACGAAGAGCTGAAGCAGTACTTCCGCCCTGAGTTCCTGAACCGACTCGATGAAATCATTGTGTTCAGGCAGCTCAATCGCGACGAAGTCAAAGAGATCGCAGAAATCATGCTGCGCGAAGTCTTCGGGCGTATCGGCGAGAAAGGGATCACTCTCACTGTGTCCGATGCGTTCAAGGAACGACTCGTCGAGGAGGGCTACAACCCTGCATACGGCGCAAGACCACTGCGTCGTGCCGTCATGCGCCTGCTTGAAGACAGCCTTGCTGAGGAAGTTCTCACGGGTCGCATCAAGGATGGGGACGAAGCCGAAGTTGATGTGGAAGATGGCAAGGTGGTTGTTAAACACCTCAACCGCACGCCCAGCGACATACCCGAGCTGGCCAGTGCCGGTCGCTGACCTGGATGTCCTCAACAGACAGCAACTGTTTGATCTCTCAACACTGCATTGCACCGGACCTCGTGATTCGCGGCTCCGGTGCATGGCAAAGCGCTCTGACCAAGATCCGTGCGCTCAGCTCCAGACCACTGTTCTTGGGTCGAAGCGCAGCAACCCAACCACTGCGCAACGGACTGATTACCAGCCTGGTATCCGCAGGCCTTGACGTCACGCCTGCATGCCTGAATCACGACTGCTGCGAAGAGGATTTAAGTCGTCTCGAAGCGGCTTTCACAGTTCACCGCGGTGATGCCGTCATTGCCGCAGGCGGGGGCAAGGTGTTGGATGCTGGCAAGCTCTTGGCCGATCGTCTTGATCTGCCGTGCATCACAGTGCCACTGAGTGCGTCAACTTGTGCCGGCTGGACCGCGCTTTCCAATCTGTACACCCCTGAAGGAGCCTTTCTTGGCGATCAGGCCTTGAAACGCTGTCCTGATCTTCTGGTGTTCGACCACGATCTTCTTCGCCAGGCACCACCCCGCACTCTCGCCAGTGGCATCGCTGATGCCCTTGCCAAGTGGTATGAAGCCTCAGTGAGCAGCGGCGCCAGCCACGATGGACTGATTCAGCAAGCTGTCCAGATGGCGCGGGTGCTGCGGGATCAGCTCTTGATTGACAGTGTGGATGCCATGCAGTCCCCCGGGGGAGACGCCTGGGTGCGAGTGATTGAAGCCTGCGGGCTGACAGCCGGCCTCATCGGAGGACTAGGGGGAGCTCGCTGCCGCACGGTTGCAGCCCATGCTGTTCATAACGGGCTCACCCAACTCCAGGCTTGTCACGGATCCCTCCACGGCGAAAAAGTGGGCTTCGGAGTGTTGGTTCAGTTGCGACTCGAAGAACGTTTGGGTGGCAATCGCTTGGCAGAACAAGCCCATCGCCAATTGTTACCCCTGCTCATCCAACTCGGACTACCGGTGAGCCTCGACGATCTCGGTCTTTCCAATGCCAGTTTGAGTGACCTTCAACAGGTGTGCGAGTTTGCCTGCCGTGAAGGATCCGACCTTCACCATCTTCCCTTCTCCGTGACGCCTGGAGCGCTTCTGGAAGCTCTTGTGGGAGCAGCCGAACCCGCCGTTCGACGCCCTTGAAAACTCAACTCGAGGCCATCCGCTCCAACCTGTTGGACCCCCAGGCTGTTGCGCTTCTCGACCATCTGCAGTGGTGGGACCTCCCTGAACTGGGGATCGATTCTCCTTTTCCTGTCGCCGTTCTCGGCCAAGGGCAGCCCCTCTTGCTGCTCCATGGATTCGATAGCAGTTTTCTGGAGTACAGACGGCTCGCACCACTGCTTTGCAGTCGGTTCCAGTTGTTCATCCCCGACTTGTTCGGTTTCGGTTTCAGCCCAAGACCACGCACGGCTCACTACGGCAGAGAACCGGTTCTGCTCCATCTGGAGCGCGTTCTTCAACGGATCCCCGGCAACCATCCGATCGGTGTCGTCGGCGCATCGATGGGAGGGGCTGTCGCGGTGGAGATCGCCCGTCGCCAGCCAGATCGGATCAACACACTGCTCCTGCTGGCACCGGCTGGACTGACCGGGCGTCCCATGCCCGTGCCACCCCTACTGGATCGACTCGGTGCCTGGTTTCTCAGCCGCCCGGGCGTGCGCCGTGGTCTTTGCCGACAGGCGTTTGCCGATCCAGACCGTGATGTCGGTCCTGCGGAAGAGCAGATTGCGTCTCTCCATCTTCAATGTCCAGGCTGGAGTGAAGCGCTGGCAGCGTTTGCCCGCAGCGGTGGCTTCTCAGGCAGTGGCCACCCACTGCCTCAACAACCCATGCATGTGCTTTGGGGAAACAACGACAGGATTCTCAGGGCGGGACAACAACAAGCCTTAAGCGCCCTGCTGGAGCATCCGGTGGAAGCCCTCGACGCCTGTGGTCATCTCCCGCACATTGATCGACCTCAGGACGTCTCGGAACGATGCAACACTGTGTTCCTGCCTGGTTGATCCATGTCCAGCCACAGTTCAGGCCCCGTCTTACAGCTGCTGGCCAGCGGTCTGCAGCGATGGATCCGCTCCCAATGCGACTCTGTTGAAGACTTGACTCTCTCGCTGCAGGGGTCCGCCTTCGCGTTGTTGAAAGGCCGCCTCAAGGGTGTGACGTTGCAGGCCAAACATGTTCAGTTCCAGCAACTGCCTCTTGTCAGGGCTGAGCTTCAATCAGGAGAACTGAAGGCTTCGCTACGGCCGGGTCAGCCCACTCAACCGGTGCAATTCGAAGAACCTTTCTTGGTATCGGGTGAAGTGGTGCTCTCGGGTGTCGAACTCAACCAAGCCCTCGCCAGTGATCGCTGGCGCTGGTTGGGCGACCTGCTTTCGGAACAACTGATGGGACTGACTCCCCTGAGATCCCTCACCATTGACAACGACATCCTCAAGCTGACGGCTGATGTGATCACTGGGAAAGACCCCGTACGCCGCAGCTTCCGCCTGTACGCCGAACAGGGAACGATCCGGGTTGATCACTGTGACGCTGAAGGAGGCATGCTGATTCCGATGGATCCTGCGATCCAGATTGAGGAAGTCCTTCTCAAGGCCGGCCAGCTCGTGTTGAAGGGAACGGCCAAGATTCAGCCTTAGGAAAGCACCGGCAACGCAAGGGTGACGGCATAAAAAACAACGGCAGGAGTGAAGAGATAACTGTCGATGCGATCCAGGATTCCCCCATGACCAGGCAAGGCATCGCCGGAATCCTTCACCCCTGCATCCCGTTTCATCATCGATTCGGTGAGATCGCCGACGAGCGCGAAGAGAGCGACAAGAGCACCAAGACATCCCCCCGTGAACCATCCAAGGGGCCACATCAACAGCGCACCGGCACAGGCACCAATCACGATGGCGGAGGCAAGACCTCCATAGGCACCCTCAATGGTCTTGGCAGGTGAAATCGGCGAGAGAGGACGGGATCCAAAGCGACGGCCGATGGCATAAGAACCGATGTCGCTGGCCACCACCATCAGACAGGCGGCAAAAGTGATGAGCAGACCTGAGCTAATCCAGGATCCATTGACTGACTGGAGGATCGGCGCAGCATCTGGAGTCACGAGGTTGCGAAGACGCAACCAGTGACTGGGCAGAAACCCCAGATAGAACAATCCGAAAATCGATGCCGCGATGTCTGCGATTGATCCTGTAATGGGCTGGAGAATGAGCCAACCGCAGATCGCAGCACCTGACAGGGGCAAAACGGCATCAGCAAGGTGTGAGGCCAGTCCCCCGTTCACAGACCACTGGGTGCTGACGAGCAGGAGCTGGCAGGCCACAAGGGTCGTTTTCGTGGCTGGACGCATGCCCTTGAACTGGGCCATCCGAAAGTATTCCAACAGGGCGAGATGAACAATCACGCCAAGGGCAATGGTGAACCACCAACCGCCCAAACCAACGACAACAACCCCGAACACGCCGGCCAGAAGACCACTACTGAGACGCTTGCGATCGATGCCGCTGCGCCTGAGAGTCGCTTCTCTGATTGTGCCGTCAGCAACCACCCGTTGGATCCCGCGGCCTGTCAGGCCAGAACCTTCACCATACCCGGCACCTGCTCGGGCCAGCGCCGGTGCTGCAGTTGCAGCCATTGCACCCGGGCGTGATCAATGCGCTCTCCAGGCACCAACAAGGGAATCCCTGGCGGATAGGGACAGATCATCTCCGCTGCGATCCGATCAGCACATCGATCAAGAGGAAGCTCAAGACTGGGGCGATGGAGGACAGCAGAGGGAGACAACTCTGCGCCCCTTACCGAATCAAGGGGAGGCGCTGCAACGGCGGCGAGGGATGGCCCGCCCTGCTCCTTGATCAACAACTGCCAGAGATGCCGAAGCCGCGCTGTCAGCCCACGATGCCTGGCAAATCCCAGGCACAGGGTCAGGCAAAGAGGCTCCGGGAGCTCGGCAATCACCCCATGATTCATGAACCAGGTGTCTGCCTCCAAGCCACTCACCCCAACAGAGGCTGTGTTCAGGATGAGCCGTAGGGGGTCGTCGCTCTCATGCAGCGCTACGCCATGGCGACGCAAATCATCAGTCAGCTTGC belongs to Synechococcus sp. WH 7805 and includes:
- the lysA gene encoding diaminopimelate decarboxylase; this translates as MPQPFDPGCDLKSPNRNLAPITAEIDDQGKLSIGGCVLSELAERYGTPLYVLDEASIRQACRAYREALERHYPGPSLAIYASKANSSMALTAVVASEGLGLDAVSAGELITALDGGMPADRMVLHGNNKSSEELALAYRNGVMVVADNQHDLDLLQTIVPDQGEPVRLMLRFTPGIECHTHEYIRTGHLDSKFGFDPDQLEPVLRSLQGASWARVEGLHAHIGSQIFELEPHRDLAAVMADALLLARTLGHPVEDLNVGGGLGIRYTASDDPPSIDAWVQVVGSAVASACRERNLELPRLLCEPGRSLVATAGVTLYTVGARKVVPGIRTYLSVDGGMSDNPRPITYQSQYTACLADRPQARAEEMVTIAGKHCESGDVLLKDLAFPSCSSGDILVVLATGAYNSSMSSNYNRIPRPAAVLISASEAELVQRREQPEDLLRYDLLPERLRSLV
- a CDS encoding GNAT family N-acetyltransferase translates to MQPPPGLRGPHPLGPADLGACLALDRIALKGLWTPEQWERELTDESRLVLGLEDEQSDLIALAAGWLVADELQITAVAVAPHQRKRGLGSLIVKALIQRGQLKGAVEANLDVSSNNPAAIALYGSLGFVTTGFRRDYYRDGSDALLQRLKIKTGRDIHTEQTENP
- a CDS encoding ATP-dependent Clp protease ATP-binding subunit translates to MFERFTEKAIKVIMLAQEEARRLGHNFVGTEQILLGLIGEGTGVAAKVLKSMGVNLKDARVEVEKIIGRGSGFVAVEIPFTPRAKRVLELSLEEARQLGHNYIGTEHLLLGLIREGEGVAARVLENLGVDLAKVRTQVIRMLGETAEVGAGGGSGSGAKGSTKTPTLDEFGNNLTQLAGEAKLDPVVGRHNEIDRVIQILGRRTKNNPVLIGEPGVGKTAIAEGLAQRIQQGDIPDILEDKRVLTLDIGLLVAGTKYRGEFEERLKKIMEEIKSAGNVILVIDEVHTLIGAGAAEGAIDAANILKPALARGELQCIGATTLDEYRKHIERDAALERRFQPVMVGEPSIEDTIEILRGLRERYEQHHRLRITDEALEAAATLGDRYISDRFLPDKAIDLIDEAGSRVRLLNSKLPPEAKEVDKELRSVQKEKEDAVREQDFTRAGELRDKEVELRDKIRSLLQTSRQDIPAEQQASDENSGEPALATEGSETSESAVTGTTPVVNEEDIAQIVASWTGVPVQKLTESESVKLLNMEETLHKRLIGQDEAVKAVSKAIRRARVGLKNPNRPIASFIFSGPTGVGKTELTKALAAYFFGSEDAMIRLDMSEFMERHTVSKLIGSPPGYVGFNEGGQLTEAVRRRPYTVVLFDEIEKAHPDVFNLLLQLLEDGRLTDSKGRTVDFKNTLIIMTSNIGSKVIEKGGGGLGFEFSGENAEENQYNRIRSLVNEELKQYFRPEFLNRLDEIIVFRQLNRDEVKEIAEIMLREVFGRIGEKGITLTVSDAFKERLVEEGYNPAYGARPLRRAVMRLLEDSLAEEVLTGRIKDGDEAEVDVEDGKVVVKHLNRTPSDIPELASAGR
- a CDS encoding iron-containing alcohol dehydrogenase family protein; the encoded protein is MSSTDSNCLISQHCIAPDLVIRGSGAWQSALTKIRALSSRPLFLGRSAATQPLRNGLITSLVSAGLDVTPACLNHDCCEEDLSRLEAAFTVHRGDAVIAAGGGKVLDAGKLLADRLDLPCITVPLSASTCAGWTALSNLYTPEGAFLGDQALKRCPDLLVFDHDLLRQAPPRTLASGIADALAKWYEASVSSGASHDGLIQQAVQMARVLRDQLLIDSVDAMQSPGGDAWVRVIEACGLTAGLIGGLGGARCRTVAAHAVHNGLTQLQACHGSLHGEKVGFGVLVQLRLEERLGGNRLAEQAHRQLLPLLIQLGLPVSLDDLGLSNASLSDLQQVCEFACREGSDLHHLPFSVTPGALLEALVGAAEPAVRRP
- a CDS encoding alpha/beta fold hydrolase — protein: MKTQLEAIRSNLLDPQAVALLDHLQWWDLPELGIDSPFPVAVLGQGQPLLLLHGFDSSFLEYRRLAPLLCSRFQLFIPDLFGFGFSPRPRTAHYGREPVLLHLERVLQRIPGNHPIGVVGASMGGAVAVEIARRQPDRINTLLLLAPAGLTGRPMPVPPLLDRLGAWFLSRPGVRRGLCRQAFADPDRDVGPAEEQIASLHLQCPGWSEALAAFARSGGFSGSGHPLPQQPMHVLWGNNDRILRAGQQQALSALLEHPVEALDACGHLPHIDRPQDVSERCNTVFLPG
- a CDS encoding DUF2993 domain-containing protein, whose translation is MSSHSSGPVLQLLASGLQRWIRSQCDSVEDLTLSLQGSAFALLKGRLKGVTLQAKHVQFQQLPLVRAELQSGELKASLRPGQPTQPVQFEEPFLVSGEVVLSGVELNQALASDRWRWLGDLLSEQLMGLTPLRSLTIDNDILKLTADVITGKDPVRRSFRLYAEQGTIRVDHCDAEGGMLIPMDPAIQIEEVLLKAGQLVLKGTAKIQP
- a CDS encoding phosphatidate cytidylyltransferase; amino-acid sequence: MAATAAPALARAGAGYGEGSGLTGRGIQRVVADGTIREATLRRSGIDRKRLSSGLLAGVFGVVVVGLGGWWFTIALGVIVHLALLEYFRMAQFKGMRPATKTTLVACQLLLVSTQWSVNGGLASHLADAVLPLSGAAICGWLILQPITGSIADIAASIFGLFYLGFLPSHWLRLRNLVTPDAAPILQSVNGSWISSGLLITFAACLMVVASDIGSYAIGRRFGSRPLSPISPAKTIEGAYGGLASAIVIGACAGALLMWPLGWFTGGCLGALVALFALVGDLTESMMKRDAGVKDSGDALPGHGGILDRIDSYLFTPAVVFYAVTLALPVLS